taatgaaatacaagactcgaaaatgcaatacaagactcgataatgaaatacaagactcgataatgaaatacaagactcgaaaatgaaatacacgactcgataatgaaatacaagacacGGGAACCTCATTCTTCATCTCCATTACGGGCCCATAGGTGTTCAATAAGATCATTGCGGAGCGAATGATGTGCCTCATTTGATCGAATCCTCCggttatttttaaagaaatcaaccaatgcAGGAGTGATATCTCTCGAAACTTGAATTGGGTTGGAAGAAAGAAGTTCAGTAATTTCATCACTAGCATCATGATCACGTTGGTCTTCAATTATCATGTTATGCAAAATGacacatgttttcatgatgtAGCCTAGATCCACCTCATTCCAGAATCGCGCCGGTCCTCTCACAATTGCCCAGCGTGCTTGGAGTACGCCAAATGCCCTTTCAACATCCTTGCGACATGCCTCCTGCATCCTCGCAAAGTGTTGCTTCTTTCTTCCTTGTGGTTGAGAAATGGTTTGGACGAGAGTCGCCCATTTTGGATATATACCATCAGCAAGGTAGTACCCCATGTCGTACTGACTCCCGTTAACAATAAAATGGGCTGGAGGGGCACGACCTGCACTGAGATCATCAAAGAGATGAGATTGATCAAGCACGTTGATATCATTGAATGAACCTGGCATGCCAAAGAAAGCATGCCAAATCCACAAATCATACGATGCAACTGCTTCAAGTACGATAGTGGGTTTTCCGCTGCGGCCACTAAAGAAGCCATGGTAAGCAGTTGGACATTTGTCCCACTGCCAATGCATACAATCCAAGCTGCCTAGCATTCCAGGAAAACCACGTTGATTGCCCACATGTAGGAGCCTTGCAGTATCTGcttcatttggttttctcaGGTATTCTGCTTCAAAAATAGAGATAACGCCTCTACAGAAGCTTTGAAGAGACTCAACTGCTGTACTTCCCCCAATCTTGAGATACTCATCAAGACTATCAGCAGGCGTCCCGTATGCCATCATCCTCAGAGCTGCTGTCATCTTTTGGATACCAGAAAGACCTACAGCTCCCGTCGCATCATTCCTTTGGACGAACGTCACGTCATGCTCTTGGAGTTTGCCCAAGATCTTGTGAAATAAGGGTCGACTCATTCGAAAACGTTGCTGAAACAATTTTTCGTCATAGAGCGGATACTCACAAAAATAATCATCATTGAGTCGTTGGTCGGCAGCAACTCTGTCACGGGGGATCCAGGCTCGACCGCTTGTAGAACCAACATGACCTCCTTGTTGGCgtcttctttgaaatttttggtattGCCTGGCCATGATCATTTGCACCATTGTAATCTCATCATCATCGGAGGAAGATCCGTCAAATTCTCCCAGTAATATTCTGTGGGTTAAATTGctcatgatgatttttttggaaagagaagACTGTATATAGATTTGAGTGTGAGAATGAATAATGGGGAGGatagtatatatagatggtaagtaaatggtgtagttgagagtaGATAAGAGTAAATGACTGAAGTAAATGGTGTAGGTGAGAGTAGATGAGAGTAAATGATGTAGGTGAAAGTAGATGACAGTAAATGATGTAGGTGAGAGTAGATATAAGTAAATGACTATagtaaatggtgtagttgagagtgTGGAGTAAATGGATCAATTAAATGACGTGGTTGAGAATTGATGGGAGTAAATGGATGAAGTAAATTGTGTTACTGAAGTggatgagaagtaaaaaaaaagaaaaatgagaaggaagtttttttttttttccgaaatttttttttttaaagttctcgATTAccggataccaaaattatttttcaacggaaGTAGTATTTAAATTAGGATTAAGAAAGTTAAGGAAAATTAAGGAGGATGGaaagttagttaattatccatcttttttttacatCCCACCATTGGATAGGCATGGgttctattttacatctaaCCAACTTTTAACTACTTTttacatctaaaataactataCAACCACTTCTAAAAtgcatccccattggggatgctctaacGTGTTATCATCCACCTCTCTAGGCCGAGATTCTCGCCCCTCAATCATCTCCGTAATCTTCTCATGCTTATCTCCAGAATCATCATTCGTCCGGCCACTGCCGGAACCATCACCGCCGGAAAACACCAAGGATTGCTTCCGAGAGCTAACATCCCACCCCGATTTACGCCCTTGAAAGTCTCCCTCTGCCCCCTTCCACTTGTATCCCCTTCGGAAGCCTTGACTAGCAGCAAGCCATGCCCTGTACGCATTTTCCTTAGTTACTCCAGCCACCACATCCTTATTCTTAACCATACAATCCCTAACATCATGGTCCAGCATCCCACAATAATGACAGAATGCCGGAAGACGTTCATATTTGTAATCAACCCAAACATTATCACCTTCTCCAAGAGTGACATGTCCCCCACGTTGGAGAGGGCGATCTAACGAAATTCGGATGCGAACCAGAATGTACCGACCACGGTCTCCTTGATCAGTCCCTTTTGATACATCGATCACCATCCCAATTCGGCTCTCGATTGCCCGCCCGAACTCCAGCGAGACGCATTCAAAAGGAAGCCCCCAAAGTTGCACCCAAAAATCTATCTCATGAAAATCGACATTATCCACCTTCATTCCCACCTCCCATTTTCTAAGTAAAAGCAACATATTATCGAAACACCACGGACCCCCATTCACCACTCTCTGCAAATCCGATTCATTACTGAACCGGAAATGGAAAAGGTTATCTCCAACATCCACAATACGCAGTCCCAAAGGTGAGCCCCAAACCTTCCTCATAGTATCCTTCAGCGCTGCCTTGCTAAACCCTCTCTTCGTGAGGAGTTTTCCTACCAGACTCGCAGAACGCTCCTCAACTGCTCTAGCACGTAATGAAGGATCAATAACAATGATATCTTCCTCATCTTGAGTGAGAGAAAAACGTCGCATCTGTTCCACCATGTCTTCCGCCATAGCAGTATATTAAGATGCCCACACCACAAATAACCCTAGTTCCCTTGATACAAGATATATAAGGAAGGCTAAGGATGTGGTTCACCTTGAAAAACCCTCAACACAGCACGGAAACCACCCTAGAGAGCTCCTCTAGATAGAAAAATCGATGGAAAAACCCTAGAGATAGAAaactctagagagagaagctctcatgtagagagagaaaactttGTTCAGATAATATCATTGTGGTGCAAGAAGCTGTTCATTATATGAAAAGTTGCAGGAGTGGGAGTAATCGATCGGTAGCACTAAAGCTGGATATGAGCAAAGCTTATGATCGGGTGGAGTGGGGGTTTTTGGAAGCGATAATGAGGAAAATGGGTTTCGCGGAGGTTTGGATTAGGTGGATAATGGGATGTATCTCATCGGTTAGCTACTCGTTACTCCTAGATGGGCAAGTATCAGGGTACATCCAGCCATCACGAGGATTGCGGCAGGGGgaccctctctctccatatttatttttgttatgtgcAGAGGGGCTTTCGGAGATGTTTCGAAACGCAGAGGTGCAGAGATTAACTCATGGTGTTAAAATTTGTCGTGATGGGCCTCCTATTAGTCATCTGCTTTTTGCAGATGACACGGTTGTCTTTTGCAAAGCTAAAAGAAGTGAACTGCAAGTTGTTGATTCTATTCTGAAGGATTATCGGAATGCGTCGGGCCAGCTTATTAATTTCCAAAAATCTTCCATGTTCTTTAGTAGAAATGTTGGGCCAGATTTACGTAGGAATTTGAGTGCTTTCATGGCTATTCCGGCCCGTGGTGATCTTGGTCGTTATCTCGGATTACCGATCGAGATTGGAAAAACAAAGACGGAGATGTTTAGCTACATCAAAGACAGGGTTCTTCAAAGGCTAGCGGGGTGGAAGGAGAGAATTCTTAATCTGGCTAGAAAGAGTTTTGCTCCAGTCGGTAGCACTCGCGCTGCCCTATTATGCGATGTCATGCTTTAAACTCCCACTAGGATTGTGCCAGCAGATTGAGGCGGCTATGGCACGATTATGGTGGGGGCAAAAAGATAATGAGAGGAAGATTCATTGGATGAAGTGGAGTCGGCTGTGTAAACCGAAGTTCAAAGGGGGGTTGGGGTTTCGAAGCCTTAGCTCTTACAATCTATGTTTTCTCGCAAATCAGGGATGGAGGCTTATGGTCGCCCCCTAGTGTTTCATGGCCCGAGTTCTAAATGTaagtattttaaaaattgtTCTTTCATGGAGGCTAAGCTGAGTAACAACCCGTCGTGGGTGTGGCGGAGTATTTTGGAAGGTAGgaaagttttggaaaaaggagTGAGATGGGCAATTGGGAATGGGAAGTCGGTTCGTATTGATGATGCTTGGGTTCCTATTCCAGGGAGTTTTAAACCTCGTCAAAAGGTAGTGAATGACAGTTTGATTACAGTGAATCAACTCATTGATCTAGTTACACTGGCTTGGAAAGTAGACGTGGTGAACAATAACTTTGAGGCAGATCATGCTCGAAGTATTTTGGGGATTCCATTATCATGGATGGACGAGGCAGATACGTTGATATGGCACTTCTCTCGTTTAGGAAAATATATAGTTAATTCGGGATACATGGCGGCGGTGGATTTGGAAAATCAAGGGTTGAGAGTAGGTGAGAATAGGGGAAATATAAACACTGAAGAGGCGGAAGAGAAGCGGTGGAGACAGTGTTGGCACCTTCCCATTCCAatgaaaattctattttttatttggaagtGTTGTTAAGAAATCTTGGCCACCAAAGAAGAGCTTTGCAGAAAGAGGATTTTGCTGGATTCTTGCTGTCCAGTTTGTGGGGAAGGAGAGGAAACGATCATCCATATTTTTTGTACATGCTCGCTTGCAAGACACGTATGGGCTTCGTCAAGTCTTAATGTGAATTTTGGGAGTGCACAATTTAATTCTTTTTATGCCTTATGGGATGCATTGAGTATGCAATGGCAAAATGTTCAAAATAGAATTTGGAATTTGTCTTTGGTTGCTGTTACAATTAGGCTTGTCAATGGAGCGGAtctaatccggatccgatccgaaaaagtcgatccgataatccgaatccggtaattcaatacggatccggatcggatcggattaaatccattatcaatccgaatccgaactttattttttaaatttttttttaaaaaatagtattttttttttgaacaaaaaaatgtttaagaagttgtatttttattttttatttttatttttttttcggaaaatattttttttgaaaaaaaaaattgtatttttttgattttttttttttggctaaaatttttgaagtaaaaaaagtttcctgatcggatccggatttttcggattcggatccggattaccactatcggatttgagtcttatcggatccggatccggatctgtcggattcggatcggatccggtccattgacaggcctagttaCAATGTGGCATATTTGGAAGGGCCGAAATGGGGTATTGTTTGAGCAAAAAGTGCTTCGGCCTGATGTAATTAGTAAAAGGGCTTTGAGATGTTTGCAAGAGTTTAAGGTGGCGAACCGGATAGGGAACGGGGAGGACGGAGGTGACAATGCAAGGGTTGGGGATGCGGGTCAAGTTCAAGAGAGATGGCAGCGTCCTTGGATGGGTGCTGTTAAGGTTAACGTTGATGGATCATGGAAATGGGATCATCCAATGGAGGGTATGGAATAATAGTCAGGGGTGATACAGGTTGTTTTGTGGCTGCAGCTATGGGAGTATCATTGGGGTGTTCTAGTCCTGCAGTAGCGGAGGCGATGGCATTGCGACGGGGATGCAGTTGGGACTTCATTTGGGCTTGATATCAGTTGTGATGGAGAGTGATTATCAATCTATAATCAATATGCTCAATGGCCAAATTGAAGTTAGTCAAGATGTACGTATTGTTCTGAATGATGTGAGGGCATTAGGAAAGAATTTTCATAgttgtattttttctttctctaggcGCTCTACTAACAATGTAGCGCATGTTTTGGCTTGTAAGGGTTTAGTGGGTGAGGGGTGTAGTCTTTGGACTGAGTTCTCTCCTACGTGGATCCTTGATCCTTTATTAAGGGATCGAAGCTCCACTTGATGTTTTGATGCGTAATAATATTCTCTGTTATCggttttggcaacaaaaaaaaaaataccgttGAGGTGATATGTTTTCAATTCCAATTTGGCTTTCtttatttgttgagtgcatgttGACTTGAGCTGGGGTTTGGATTAAGTTTATATTTGTACGTTCTAATCTGTTCTCAATTTTGGGCCaaacacttttactcacttttcTGGTATgtcttgatgagagaaatcgaaTAAGGAAAATGCTATGactgaaaattaaaaagagCCTCTACATAAAAAAATAGGCCAAAGCAGAcaaactttttaatttatattatttattctaaaaaaattcacatttggtctttaggttttttttttttttctttttgctttgctgatttcttccatctagaaaaataaaaataaaaattgatcaaaTGTTTCGATCAGAAGAGTAAGGAAAAAATCGACAActaaataagctacttataggaaaattaaaggaaaatttttataaatggtccctctagtttgcatgaatttttattttcgtccctctagtatcaattgtgttacttttagtcctgtAATTTGCATTCGGTCTCAATTTCGTCTctctcgcttacggcgttaatgaaacaaacggaattggaggacaaaattgtcatttctcctcacagaaggactaaattgagatttcatgcaaactagaaagactatttctataattttgttttttacttttgtttttgtaaataaatttaaaatacatcatatataatatatttctcatatcattttatattgaataataaaatatatgttgaaattttgtaaagtttttattatatacatcacaaaaaatatgagaaaattcgaaaaacaacccttatgttaattgtcttggtcttgtatttttttttcaattgaattttcactatcgttattttttttgtcacatgattaaaaagaaaaagttgttcagtagtatttagaaatcttgtaattgtgtttaattaagcaatgaaacactattaaatattaagaaatcaaatacattaaaatatgggtataagtgcaTTTATTTTgagacttactcataagatcactcatataacaaataaatatggattttaaacatttttttattaggtgaaaaaataaaaagattataagaacatgatacaaagacattagctaagaggttgatttgtacattttctaatatttttgtaatgtgtaatgaaatataaattttccaatatagtttgattacccaataaaaaataattcagttgtcaaatacattacttatggtctttttttattttatttgcaaaaaacgaaagtaaaatgtaaaattttaaaaataatccctctggtttgcataaaatttcaatttggtccctctgagagaaaaaatgacaattttgcccttcaattccgtttgtttcatggatggcgttagggagaaggacgaaattgagatggaatgaaaactatagggttaaaattgatacaattaatagtagagggacgaaaatgagaattcgtgcaaactagagggaccatttttataaattttccaaaataaattaaattttttttttccaaattcacaCCATGGAAGCACTGTTTTTAGACGATTGATTCTCGCACATCTCTTTTTACCATCCGCGCTCTTTTCGGTTTATTCATATAAACTTTACAATGTTACTATTTCACTAGTTCACACATAAGGTATTACCCCCTTCGTCATTTTTTAAGTGTCAaacttcgtaacttcaacttattaagaaaacatcattatgtctttcacatcaactttaccTCAACTTTTCCTCCTTATCTCTATTCCTctaatcattacacttttactcactaaatttttcaaaatggaatatacttgagttgagttttgttcaccctcccaccctctttaaaagagggtgaacatgcaTTACCCTCCTTTCTATTGATTGAAATGGTGTGGTtctcaccacaaagtgatgtcatacttaccaaaaaattGTATTGCAAGAGGAAACATAACATCACTTGTGATGagatccacatcatttcaaccaataaaagagaaggtgaacaaaattgcactcaatATACTTTTAAgagtaaaatggaaaatttatcaacttttacccacgaattttacaaaatgaacacttattaagggacaaccaaaaataaaatattagacTCTAAAAAgggaacggatggagtattaaatAAGACCccaaaaaaagtgcaaaaagaaTAAAGAGAAGTTTGATATTACTACTCCTCCattcttaaaataattttatctttaatttgatatcaataaatttacaaaatcatgCAAGGaagcaatttatttttttatccaaaaatcacacgttttttttcttaataaatttcaaTCTCTGGAGAACGGAGggaatagtaatttttttacaaattgaGACAGCCATGAAAGAAATACTAAACTTGGCGCCCCTAATTTCTTGTCGGGCAGCTGAAGCAAAAGTTGTGGTGGAGCCCTTGGCTCCTGTCCCCTCTCACCACTTGCAAGTATTTCAAAATAGAGAACGAAAGTATTGACTTCTATGTTCAAAGATGAAAGGGAATCACTCTCACCAAGAGTGGGTAGCACGTGAAGTCCGCTCGGCACATTCGGATCGTACGTTGCggttttagacggctcggatttggagagagaaaaaagagagagaaagtgttggggtaagaggagagagagtgtttcaatctggaccgtccaagaATGCATTAGAGGTCCAGATGCTCCGAGCGAGAACCACGTGAGATATACCCTGCCGGCACCGGAAAAACTTCCCCTTCTGGGAAGAATTGTTGGTACAAAATTCGTCGTAGCCGATGAAAGTGGATAAATAGAGATGCTTCAAGTCACGTTACTATGTCGCTGTCCTTAAGACGATATTCGTCCCCACCAATTCAAGAGAATtcggtgtgcaccgggttacagcgaaGCCGCCTCCAAGATAAAATGAAGCCCAATCTCCAACTGTTGTCTAACTGCGTTATGCACAAACAAAGAAAGACCCGAATACCTTTGGATTTTGCGAGCCTCTTAAGTATAATCGTAGgagataattctagagagaaagaaCAATAAGAATTGTTCTGATTCTCTTCATCATTTCAATTGGTAGAACCATttgccttttataggcatagatCGTGACCATTGGCTAATGATTACACCTCTTTTATTAAATGCAATAGTCATGTCTATTTATAATAGTCGTGTCTATTTATTCCACCACAATGGTCACACCTTTTGGTCTGGTaatgtctattcatttaacctgaatagacGCACCTTTTGTGCTCAAATTCAATATTCATatctattcatttaacctgaatagtCACGCCACTTGGATTAAAACTGTTCACCAATACTTACATTTaatattcattaaatattttggaaatgttccaacaatcccccaccattttcaaaatattgaaaataaaacTTGTTTAAGCTTGGAAAATTTGTGCATAAATGAAGGTATCTTACGATTTGAACCATTCACTTAGTGAAGACACATCAAAGTCAGTCGGAAGAGCATAGTAGACTTGTCTTTGAACTAGCAATCCTTATTGACTAACCGGACACGTCTCACACACAAATTTTCTTCTCCTTAGGTAATTCATAAAAGCTGACCCATGTATTGGCCTTGGGTCTATATCTTGGTTTCATGAGTGCTCTAAAGTCTAAAGCCCCCGAGACCTATAGGAAGCGGCACCACCTCCACACTCATATAGGTAGGATTTTGTCAGTGTTCCTGTAATTATAACACAAAAATCCTATTAAGAACTAAGTAGTTCACCCTCTTGTTTTTCAACATTACAGGTACCAAGCACTTTACCTTGGGATGgatcaatttaaaaattaagtgctcacaATTACAACATATGGTGTACTTTGCTCATTGAACTCAAGACTTGAGGTATGGCTCAAGCGTTGAGTCGAGTTTCCACCAGGAGTGATTTAACTAATTGGGCTAAAATCCCATCCCTTTTGATGTTTGCCACATCAACCCCCTTGCAAGAGTAAATAAAACTATTGCCTTGAAAGCAATATTTACCATAGCTATATCATCATAGTTTATGACGTGATTAACTTGTCCGGACTTCCACCACAGTCATAACTATCAACCCTCTTTCTTAAGTGACCTACTGAGAAATATATCCGTGACAAAATACCATGCCACCCCATCTCATTGTAAAATCCTTACTTTATTCAAGAGagaaaaccccacaaaatagACTTACTATTTATCCATGGTTTCCATGCTTAAATTATATCAGGCGCCTTTGTATCCATCATAACTGACGAATACCAATTACAAGCATATAAACCAATTCCTCCAAATAAacaaatttggatttgattaactTGTGGACCATAATTGTTTGGAACAACTATGCAACTAAGATAATAGGAATTTGTCATTTCACTCTATATCTTTGTTTAATCTCCAATATACACAGGAGAACATGTAACCGAAAGGCCACATAATCAACATTCCTTCCAATGAAAACCACATTTCATACTTCATGGAATAATCACGACTCTTCATTTTAATCCAAACATCACACCCTTGGTTATCCTCCAATGGTCACACCATTTAGTCTAAAACCAAGAGCCACACCTTTTGGGTTACACCTCCCGGTTAAATCCTTAACCTCcacatatacatatgtacatgtatatatcAAAGTGTATTTTGGTAAAGTTTAAGAGAAGAGTCCCGTCCGTTTTTATTTCCTCATAAAAACAAACTCATTCATATAAAGAATTCACAACACCCACCATTTTGATTACCTTATGCATATAacatgcatataaattttccaaatttaTGATGGTATGTTCAGTTTTGGAAATGGCTACCAAAACTAGGATTTCAGAATACTCTGTATCTAGCAATTTGCATAAAGCAAAACATTCGAGATAATTTAAATAGCTACTGATTTGGTTTACCACTGACCACGTGTCCAACAGTACTGTAACCTTGTACTTTTCCCGACACGATTCTATCAAGGCCGTCAAACACCGCTCATCAAGAGCCACATAACACATTTCCGTGTTACAGAAACACTACCATGACACAAATACCATGTCAGGTATCACCTTCGACAGGGCACATAAACCTTGGCTATAAAAATCTATTCGAAACTTTCCATAAATATAACCTTATTCCCATGCTCATAAAAGAAACATCTATAAACATGATCGTTCCATAAAGGCAAGTGTCAAGAAATTCCACTTAAAAGAGAAATGCTCTACATAAGTGAAAGAGGCAAACCGCTACAAACCCGTGAATAATTAAACTTGActaaaaatgttcaaaaaacaTTTGAACATAGCGCCTAGTCAAGGTCACCAAATAAAACTGAACGGATAAATGTAGCTATCAACTAATAGTCAGGTGTATTATGAGAGCCAAAGAAACTGATCGGCAAAACTC
The sequence above is a segment of the Rhododendron vialii isolate Sample 1 chromosome 13a, ASM3025357v1 genome. Coding sequences within it:
- the LOC131314053 gene encoding protein ALP1-like — translated: MSNLTHRILLGEFDGSSSDDDEITMVQMIMARQYQKFQRRRQQGGHVGSTSGRAWIPRDRVAADQRLNDDYFCEYPLYDEKLFQQRFRMSRPLFHKILGKLQEHDVTFVQRNDATGAVGLSGIQKMTAALRMMAYGTPADSLDEYLKIGGSTAVESLQSFCRGVISIFEAEYLRKPNEADTARLLHVGNQRGFPGMLGSLDCMHWQWDKCPTAYHGFFSGRSGKPTIVLEAVASYDLWIWHAFFGMPGSFNDINVLDQSHLFDDLSAGRAPPAHFIVNGSQYDMGYYLADGIYPKWATLVQTISQPQGRKKQHFARMQEACRKDVERAFGVLQARWAIVRGPARFWNEVDLGYIMKTCVILHNMIIEDQRDHDASDEITELLSSNPIQVSRDITPALVDFFKNNRRIRSNEAHHSLRNDLIEHLWARNGDEE